From Methanomicrobiales archaeon HGW-Methanomicrobiales-1, a single genomic window includes:
- a CDS encoding thioredoxin yields MAVRVICFYQPGCMGCMEQTPINREVEKNLAVRIEEIDAVKNPQMIKQYGLKVTPTIVILDNDVVKERLEGVVQTEQLEATLKKYL; encoded by the coding sequence ATGGCAGTGCGTGTGATCTGTTTTTACCAGCCGGGGTGCATGGGATGCATGGAGCAGACCCCGATCAACCGTGAAGTTGAAAAAAACCTTGCCGTCCGGATCGAAGAGATCGATGCGGTGAAAAATCCGCAGATGATCAAGCAGTACGGGTTAAAAGTGACACCGACTATCGTGATACTGGACAATGATGTGGTCAAAGAGCGGCTTGAAGGGGTTGTCCAGACAGAGCAGCTCGAAGCTACCCTGAAAAAATATCTCTGA
- a CDS encoding DUF371 domain-containing protein, producing MEAQEIIHCRGHPLVSGSHPTTFEVTAESHLTSTGNCIIGIAADKGCAGLSEEFKKVLSHDDARLLTRLACGDAAVEIHSRGSSQFTLTHPTDMVWRKSSFVCGRTIGILSDTVAATLPDDLIRNLIGEQTMVVTLIVTRPG from the coding sequence ATGGAGGCACAGGAAATTATCCATTGCCGGGGCCACCCGCTGGTATCCGGCAGTCACCCGACAACCTTTGAAGTAACTGCCGAGTCGCACCTGACGAGCACCGGCAACTGCATCATCGGAATTGCTGCAGACAAAGGCTGTGCCGGCCTTTCAGAAGAATTCAAAAAAGTGCTCTCGCACGACGATGCGCGCCTGCTGACCCGGCTCGCGTGCGGGGATGCCGCAGTCGAGATCCATTCCCGGGGTTCGTCGCAGTTCACTCTCACGCACCCGACCGACATGGTCTGGCGGAAGAGTTCGTTTGTCTGCGGGAGGACGATCGGCATCCTGTCAGACACTGTCGCGGCCACGCTGCCGGACGATCTGATCAGAAACCTGATCGGGGAACAGACAATGGTTGTAACCCTGATTGTTACGCGTCCCGGCTGA
- the xseB gene encoding exodeoxyribonuclease VII small subunit, whose product MKETYETKTEQLRQIIEKIEDGTTGLDESMRLYEQGAVLVKQCETMLAEAEVRITTLSRDA is encoded by the coding sequence ATGAAAGAAACCTATGAGACAAAAACAGAACAGCTGAGACAGATCATCGAAAAGATCGAAGACGGAACAACCGGCCTTGACGAGAGCATGCGGCTCTATGAGCAGGGTGCCGTGCTGGTCAAGCAGTGCGAGACCATGCTTGCGGAAGCAGAAGTACGGATCACCACCCTCAGCCGGGACGCGTAA